In Clostridia bacterium, the genomic window CAAGCGGAAATCGCCGCGGTTTTGGGCACGTCGCAGACCATGTATGCACGATATGAGCGCGGTGCCAACGAGTTGCCAATCCACCATTTGATAACGTTGTGCAAGTACTATCACGTTAGCGCGGATTATA contains:
- a CDS encoding helix-turn-helix transcriptional regulator, giving the protein MAQANFIKRIRDLREDADKTQAEIAAVLGTSQTMYARYERGANELPIHHLITLCKYYHVSADYILGLEE